The Flavobacterium johnsoniae genomic sequence ATTATATTAAGGATTATCGTGATAATGTATGGCAGAATGAATTAAGACAACGTTACAATATTGCATTCTCTGGAAGTACAAGTAGGCAAAATACTTACGTTTCGCTGAATTATGATGAATCAAAAAATCGCATTAAATACAATAACAGTCGTGCATTTAATCTTTATGCAAAAAGTAGTTTTCAATTTAATGATTGGTTAAATGCTACATTTGGAGTGAATGGAACGTACAGTAATGATGATGTTACAGATTCTAGTTATAGCAATTATGATATTCAAAAAAGATACGAGCGTATAACAGACGACAACGGAAATCTTGTAATATCTCCATTTGTTGGAATTAATGACGGGTTTACTTCTGGAAGTGTTATTAATCCATATGTAGCTAGAAAATTAGCTGGTTTAAGCGGATTTAAATCTACTCAATTTAATGTTTTAGACGCACTTCAAGAAGGTATTGAACAGCAAAATTCATTAAGCTTAAGAACTTTTGCTAACATAAAAGCTAAACTTTGGAGAGGTTTAAGTTTTAATACACAGTTTCAATACGAGGTAAGAAAAAACGATAATGAGCAATATTATGCTATTGACTCTTATAAAATGCGCATGGCTATTAATTCTCTAACAGGATATAATCCAACTACGAACGCGTATACTTATGTAGACGGATTTTCAACAGGAGGACGATACAAACAATTAAGCAGTCAAGCAAGTAATTATTCTTTTAGAAATCAATTAGATTTTAATCAAGATTTTGCTGATGGAAAGCATTCTATAAATGCATTAGCTGGTTTTGAAATGCGCGAAACCTTTGTTCCAAGAAGTATAGAGCAATTAAGATATGGTTACGATCCAGTTACGCTTAGTTCTGCAGTTCTAAATAATCTTGCGTTAAGCCAGACAGGAGTTGCTAGTTATATCTATGGAAATAACAGAACTTTGGCAGCTTTAGGAAGAACACAACAAGAAATTTTGCACCGTTACTTTTCAGTTTTCAGTACTGCTAGTTATACTTATTTGTCTAAATATAACGTAACCGGAAGTTATCGCGTTGATAGAGCAGATTTGTTTGGAGTTGATCCAAAATATAAAAACCGTCCATTATGGTCTACAGGTTTAGGTTGGAATATCAGCAATGAGGATTTCATGAAAGAAGTAAAATGGGTTAGCATGCTTAAATTAAGAGCAACTTATGGTATTAATGGAAATATCGATCAATCTACAACTCCATATATCACGGCTACAAGAAGAAACGATAATTTATATCAATCTTTACAATATACAAATATCACGGCTCAGCCTAATCCAATGTTGAGATGGGAAAAAACACAAACTACCAATTTAGGTGTAGATTATAGCTTGTTTCGTGCAAAGTTAAACGGTACTATTGATGTTTATCGCAAATACAGCAGCGACTTGTTGGCAACAACAGATTTAGATCCTACGGTTGGGGCATTGACAAGAAGAATTAATGCTGGAGCTTTGTTAAATAAAGGAATTGAATTTAGTTTAGGATCTGAATGGTATAATAATGGAAGTTTTCGTGTTGCTTCTAATTTAATATTTGCTTTTAACGAAACTACTGTTAAAAAAGTTACAAGAGCTCAATCTACAGCAAACTCATATGTGGCTTCGCCAGGAGATTATTTTATAGAAAATGAAGCTTATAATAGTTTGTATGCTTACAAATATGGCGGAATGGTAAATGGATATCCGTATGTATTAGATGAAAACGGAAATCCTTCAATCACTTTTGATGCTAATGGAAACCCAATTTCAACTACAATTAAATCTGTTACAAGTCCAGATGCTTTGGTTAATATGGGAACTTTATTGCCAACTTATACAGGTTCGCTTTCGCAACGATTTTCATACAAACAATTTGATTTGAATTTCTTATTTGTTTTTTCTGGAGGAAATGTAATGCGTAAAGAAACGTTAGATATGTCATCTGATTTGGTAAATCTTTCAGGAATTGCGGATCGTTACACTGATACAAATAGAAATGGCAATACACGTCTATATGTAGATTTTGACGAAAGCATTAGAAATTATGCAACTACAATAAGTAGTCAATGGAGAAATTCGAGTGCAAATGTTGTAGATGGAGATTACATTAAACTTAGAAATATTTCACTAGGTTATAATCTGCCAAAAACTTTTGCAAGCAAAATCAAAATGGCGTCGGCTAAATTTACTTTTCAGGTAAATAATCTTTGGTATTGGAGTGCTGCCGGAAATCATATTGATCCAGAAGTTTATACTGCAAATAGTGCAACACGTAATTTACCATCGCCAAAAACCTATTTATTTGGCTTTAATCTTACTCTTTAAAAAATGAAACATATATATATAACACTACTGTCGCTTATGATGTTAACCGTAACATCTTGCGAAGATTATACCGATGTTACACCAAAAGGAGCTCTAGTTATAGAAACTCCAGAACAATTTCTTGAATTGGTATCATTGCCAAATAGAGGTTATCCAATTAATAACTTTCAATATTTGTCTGATGATCAATGGATGAGAGAAGCCAACGTAATCGGAAGAACTCCAAACATTGACATCATTAATTTTACTTTTGATGAAAGTGTAGATCGCGTCTCGTTGTTGACAGGTTCAAGTTTTTACAATCAAGCTTATACCTATATCAACAGATGGAATACGATTATTTCTTTAGTTGACAATAGTAAAGGAGATGAAAGCATTAAACAATTAGCGAAAGCAGAAGCTAAAATTTTTAGAGCTTACGATCACTTTTTATTGATTAATACTTATGCTAAAGGTTACGATCCTCAAACCGCTGCTACAGATGGAGGTATTTGTATCATGGATAAATTTGATTTAGAAGCGCAACCTACAAAATCTACTGTAGCACAGGTTTACGATTTTATTCAAAAAGATATCGAAGATGCGTTACCATATATTAAAGAAAAACCAGTAGATGTTTATCATCCTTCTTTAGCATTTGCTTATGCTTTTAAAGCTAAAGTTCATTTGTTTAAACGTGAAATTGCTCAAGCACAAGCGGCGGCAGAAAAATCATTAACTTATAATAATCAAATATTTGATTTAGTGGCTTATAACGCTCAAGGCGGACCAACTGCTGTTGCTGTTCCTGCAGCAAATAATGTAGAAGTTTTGAGTTATATGTACATGACAGGTTATAATGAAATGAACTTTGCACAAAGCTACATCATCAGTCCAGAACTGAGAGCTTTATTCGGAACTAACGATGCTCGTTTTAATTTGTTTTTCAATTCTACAAGTACAACAAATTTAGATATAGGCTCGGGAACTGCTTATTGGGCAACGCAATACACAAGATTCTTTTATCCAACAGTTGGAATGAAAACGCCTGAAGTATATTTAATTCTAGCCGAATGTTATGCAAGAGATAATAAACTTGCAGAAGCAGTTGACGTTTTAAATAAATTAAGAGCAAAACGTATTGTATCAGGAACTGTAAATCTAACTGTTCCTGCAACAAGAAAAGAAACAATGCAACTCGTTATAAACGAGCGCAGAAAAGAATTGCTTTTAGGATTTAATCGATTTTTTGACTTAAAAAGATTAAATACTGAAACGGAATATGCTAAAACAGTTACGAGAGTATTTCCAATCGTAAATAAAACAGTTCCGCAAAAGACGTATACTTTACAGCCAAATTCTAGATTATACATTGTGCCGTTTCCATTAAGTGCATTAACAAAGAATCCAAAACTTACATTAAACACAGACGAGAAAGTTCCGTTTTAATTCCAATGAAAAAACTATTTATAATGCTAATCATGCTGGCTGTTGGTCAGCATGGTTTTGCTCAAACTCCAGAAAAAAAAGCCGATACTACAAGTACTCAGCCAAAAGGAATGTTGGCTTACAACAAAGTCATTACCGATAAAGCTAAAAACAAATCAGGTCTTTTTACAATTAGTCAGGTCGATACAAAGTATTATTTTCAAATTCCTGATACTTTATTTAATAGATATATGTTGGTGGTAACCCGATATTTATCTACGCCAGAAGGAATGGGAATTTTTGGTGGAGAAAAAGCAAACGAACAAACTATTTACTTTGAAAAAGGATCTAATAACACCGTTTATTTGAGATCGTTACAATACAAGCAAGATGTTCGTTCTTCAGATTCGATGCTCGCAAAAGCATTGGCAGGAAGTAACGAAAATCCGATTGTGGCAGCTTTTCCAATAAAAACAACTAATCCAGATACTGGTGAAGTTGTAATAGATGTAACCGAAGCTTTCAAAAAAGATAATGCAATGTTTTCTATCGGAAGTACAGAGAAAACAGAAAAAAAATTAAGTTCACTTGCTGATGATAAATCTTTTGTTGAAAGTATAGATACCTACCCAATTAATATTGAAGTTAAAACAACAAAGACTTACACAAGTTCTACGGCAAGTAGCGGAAGTGTTACATTGAGATTAAACACTTCAATTGTATTGCTTCCGAAAACGCCAATGCGTAAACGTTTTTTTGATGAGAGAGTAGGTTATTTTGCGAATAAATATGTTTTGTTTGATGACGATGAGCAGCGTGCGCAGAAAAAATTCATTGTGCAGCGTTACCGTTTAGAGCCTAAAGACAAAGACATTAAAAAATATCTAAGAGGCGAATTGGTTGAACCAAAAAAGCAAATTGTTTATTACATCGATCCTGCAACGCCAAAAAAATGGAGACCATATTTAATTGCTGGAATTAACGATTGGCAGAAAGCTTTTGAAGCTGCTGGTTTTAAAAATGCAATTGTTGGTAAAGAATGGCCAGAAGATGATAAAACAATGAGTTTAGAAGATGCAAGATATTCTGTAGTAAGATATTTAGCTTCTGAAACACCAAATGCTTATGGCCCAAGAATAAGTGATCCGAGAAGTGGAGAAATTATGGAAAGCCACGTTGGCTGGTATCATAATGTGATGAAATTGGTACAAAGATGGTATATGATTCAAGCGGGGCCTTTAGATCCGAGAGCTAGAAAAATGCATTTAGATGATGAATTAATGGGACAATTAATTCGTTTTGTTTCTTCGCATGAAATTGGACATACAATTGGTTTGCGCCACAACATGGGAGCGAGCAGTGCAACGCCTGTAGAAAAACTTCGTGATAAAAAATGGGTTGAAGCAAACGGACACACCGTTTCTATTATGGATTATGCTCGTTTTAATTATGTAGCACAACCAGAAGATAATATTAGTTCAAAAGGAATTTACCCACGTATTGGGAGCTACGATAAATGGGCAGTTCAATGGGGTTACAAATATTATCCAAATGCTAAAGATGAGTTTGAAGAAGAAAAAACGTTAGCAAAATTAACAACAGATAGTTTAACTGCAAATCCGAAATTATGGTTTGGAGGTGAAGGAAAAGACGAAGATCCGAGAAGCCAATCAGAAGATCTTGGTGATGATTCAGTAAAGGCAAGCGATTACGGAATTAAAAACCTAAAACGCGTAGTTCCAAATCTGGTTCAATGGACGTATCAGCCAAACGATGCTTATGACAATTTAGCCGATATGCATAAAGCAGTTGTATTACAATACAGCCGCTATTTATATCATGTACTAAAAAATATTGGTAATAATTATGTAACCAAAAGAACAGTTGACGAAAAAGGCACAGTTTATCAGCCAATTCCAAAAGCAAAAGTAAAAGCAGCGATTGATTATGTTGGCAGACAATTGTTTATCGCACCTTTATGGATGTATCCAACAGAAATTGAACAGCTTATTCCGTTAAAAACGGCAGACCAAATAGCAGATCAGCAGAATCAGGTTTTAAATATGCTTTTAAGTTCTGGAATGCTTTACAATATCAGTGTAAAATCAATTCAGTTTGAAGGTGCTTATACAGTTCCAGAATTTTTAAATGATTTACAGCAAACGGTTTGGGTAAAATTCAGCGGAGATGAAAAGCAAGATTTTTATAGAAGAAGTTTGCAACGTAGTTATGTTGAAAAACTTGGAATGCTGTTGTTACCAAAAGAGTTAGAACCAGGTAAAGCAGCAAATACAGCACAACGTAGTGATGTGAATTTGTATGGGAAACAGCATCTTTTAAAATTAAAAGAGGATGTTACAAAGCTTATGAATGGAACTACAGGATTAAGCAAAGATCATTACGAAAGTATTCTGATAGACATCGAAAAAATTATTACAAAATTAGATAAACCTACATCATGAAAAAATTAGTAGTTCTAGCATTTCTTTTCTTAAGTGGATTTGCTCAAGCTCAATTAACATCAAAAGAAGAAGTAACTCCTGAATTGGTAGAAAAGAGAGAAGCACAGAAAAAAGAAATCACAAAAAATTACTTGGCTCTAAAAAATAGTTTTTTAGTTTCAGATAGTCTTGCCGTTGCTAAAAATGCAGAAGCATTGAAAAACTCGTTAAAGAATTTCAGATTTAAAAAATTAAGTCTTGAAAAAATGAACGAAGCAACAACATCAAGAAAAGAAATTATTGAATTAGCAGATCAGCTTATCGCGAATAAAAATATCAATAAACAGCGTAAAGTTTTTGAAACGCTTTCTGTGAAATATTGGGAACAAGCATCAAAATTTAAAGCTGCAGACGCAATGCTATATTTACAGATTTGCCCAATGACAGGCGCAGTTTGGACAAGTGATAGCAAAGAAATTAAAAACCCATATTATCCAAAAAATATGCTGACTTGTGGTGAAGTAAAAGCAAGTTTATAAAAGTTAGAATTTGAATTAGTTTGATAAATACGGTATTCTGAAAAGGAGCCGTATTTGTCATTTCTAATTGATTTTGATTAATTCGTTAATTATTAATCACAAAAAAGCTGTCTATTATTTTAGACAGCTTTTTTATTTAAATTATAGTTGTAACCGTAATCACTATTTTTTAATTAATTTATTTTAACCAAATGATCTTCAATAGATTTTCTGTGTGATTCATATTGAGCTGGAAGTTTCAAGTTTTTACCCAATTCTTCCAAGCTTTCATCTACTGTAAATCCGGGATTATCAGTTGCAATTTCGAACAAAACTCCGCCTGGTTCTCTAAAATATAGAGAATGGAAATATTGTCTGTCGATTTGTGGTGTAATTGACAATCCGTATTCTTCGATTTTTTCACGGAAGTGCATTAAAATTTCATCATTTTTGACACGGAAAGCCACGTGGTGAACAGTTCCGTTTGCGTTTAAACCGCGTTTTTCATCACTTAATTCCACCAAATCTACAATTGCGGCATTTTCTACAGCATCTGTTGCATAACGATAACGGTTTACGTCTTGATCGATTAATTTATAACCAAATATTTCAGTTAAAATCGCAGCAGTTGGTTTAATATCATTTAAAGTCAAAGTAATGTTATGAAAACCTTTTGTTGCAACATCAGCTTTTACTTCGTCAGTTTCCCAAGCTTTTCTGTTGTCTTCTGTTTTAGATTCGATTAACTCTAATTTTAATCCGTCTGGATCTAAGAAAGTCAAGTATTTTTCACCGAATTTTTCAGAAGGTTTATTGTAAATTACATTGTATTTCTCAAAACGTTTTTGCCAGAAATCCAAGCTTCCTTTTGGTACAGAATAGCCAATTTCAGTTGCCATTCCAGAACCTTTTCTTCCTTGCTGAATTCCTTCTCCCCAAGGGAAAAATGTCAAAATAGTTCCTGCGCTTCCAACTTCGTCACCAAAGTAAAAATGGTAAGTTCCTGGATCATCAAAATTTACTGTTTTTTTGATAAATCTTAATCCTAATATGTTTGAGTAAAAGTTGAAGTTTCGTTTTGCGTCACCTGCAATTGCAGTAATATGGTGTAAGCCTAAAATTTTATTTTCCATGGTGTTTTTTATATTAAATTGTTATTTGATTTTTCTTTTACAAATTTACGTCTGTTATGGTTCTGCGTCGATTAACCTAGATTAAGAAATAAAAAGCGGTTAATTTTTTGGCGTGTAATTATATAACCAAAGAATATTTTTTTTAGTTTAATGTGTTGTATATTAATGGATTTTGGATAAAAAATATTTTCCGATTACACGATATACTGTAATTTTACGAAACGATTATTTCATATTTAGAAATTCGATAGTGATTTAATAATGACAACTATTAAATTGAATTTGGAATATGAAAGAAGTATTGAAGAATTAAAAAAAATATAGTTTTAATACATAGAATCTTTAACTATAAATATTCTATGTATTAAAATTATAATTTGATAAATATTGATTTTCGAAGTTTAGGCTCAATATTTTTTGTTTTGTGTCCTTTTCCTGTGGTATCTTCTACCAAAAGAATTGAACCAGTATTAAAGGTTCTTTTTTCTCCCAACGAAGTTTCGATTTCGACTCCGCCTTCTAGGAGAACAATATACTGGCGATCGGGCGCATTGTGAAAATCGTAATCATAAGAAGGACTCACTTCTCTAAAAACGATAGATTTTACAGCTTCATCATCAGATAAAAAACCGATATCTCCATTGTTTTTTAACGGAACTTCAAAGTCTTCAAAATGACTTTCTCCGTTTTCATCGCTGTAAACTCGCGTTATCGTAATCATTATTTTTTATTGAAAACCAAAGCGTTTGCACAATTAACTTCGTCTTGGCTAATTGTATGTCCCATATTCGGATAGATTTTTTTAGTAACATCTGCACCCATTTTTGTCATAAGCGTTTCAGTATCATTTACTCTTTCTACAGGAACATGAAAATCTGGATCGCTGGTTCCGATAAAAACAGGTGTATTTTCAAAATTTCCTGAATAATGATTTTCATAAATCTTGTCGCCAATTAATCCGCCTGTAAAAGCTACGATTCCACCATATTTAGCAACATTTCTTGTTGTAAATTCTAAAGCAAGACAAGCGCCTTGAGAAAATCCTAAGAAATAGATGTTTTCCTTTTCGATTCCGTTTTGCTGAATTGCGACCACAACTTGATGAATAGCTTCAAGCGACTTTGAAAACGAAGGCTCATTTTCGTTTAGAGGCGCTAAAAACGAATACGGATACCAAGTTCTGTTTTCTGCCTGAGGCGCCACTAAAGCAAAATCTTCCACTTTAAGATGTTTTGCAATCGACAGAATATCATGCGCTCCGGCACCACGACCGTGAATCATAATTAATGCTTTTTTTGCTTCATTTAGAGGAACACCGTCTGTTATTATTTCTGTATTCATAATAGATTTTTTTTAATGTATAAAGTTTTTTTTTCTCAGATTTCACACAATCTTGTCATTTCGACGAAGGAGAAATCTCCACAAGAAGCTCGACAAAGATTGCAGAAATTCGGTATCAGAAAAAACTACTTTTTCCAAATATCTTCATATTCATCTGGATGCCTTTTAAATTGAGCATGAACATAAGGACAAAGCGGTAAAACTTTTAAATTATTAGCGCGTACATACGATACCATTTCTTCCAAAAGTTTTTTGGCGTAGCCTTTTCCTTCGGCTTCTGGTTCAACTCCAGTGTGATAAACCGTAAGCAAATCAGGTTTAAGGCTTACAGTCATTTCGCCTAATTTTTTGCCATCAACATAAAGATTAAAAGCACCATGCTGTTTTTCGTCTAATTCTAATTTTATTGTTTCCATATATTTATTTTCGGTATTTGTAAAAATTGTGGGCTTAAGCAACTATTAAAGTTATGATTTTTTTTCTTGTGAGAAGAGATCAAACTGCCCGAAAAGAAACCTTTGCAGGCAGTTATGATTAATTATTTTATGAAATCTAAAATATCCTTATTAATTGTTTCAGCTTCTGTAGTCGGCATTCCGTGTGGAAATCCTGGATAAGAAATTAATTTGCTGTTTTTAAGCAATTTTGCAGCTCTAGGTGCTTGTGCATAAGGTACAATTTGGTCGTCTTCTCCGTGTAAAACCAAAACTGGAATGTCTAAACTTTTCAGATCTTCTGTAAAATCTGATTCCGAAAAGGCTTTAATTCCTTCATAATGAGATAAAACAGAACCCATCATTCCTTGACGCCACCAATTGTGTTTAATACCTTCTTGAACAGTTTGTCCTTCGCGATTCCATCCGTAAAAAGGAATAGGAAAATCATAAAAATATTGCGCTCTATTAAATCCAGTTCCTTGTCTAATTTCATCAAAAACAGATAATGGCACACCTTCAGGATTAGATTCATTTTGAATCATAATTGGTGTTACAGCACTAATAATAACTGCTTTTGCAACACGACCTTTTCCGTATTTTGCTGCGTAACGAATTACTTCTCCGCCACCAGTTGAGTGTCCTACATGAATTGCATCTTTTAAATCTAATGCTTCAGTTAGTTCGGCAATATCAGATGCGTAAGTTTCCATATTATTTCCTTCAGAGGCTTGACCAGAACGACCGTGTCCGCGGCGATCGTGTGCAATAACTCTGTAACCTTTTTTTAGGAAAAACATCATTTGTGCGTCCCAATCATCGCTTGATAAAGGCCATCCGTGATGAAAAACAATTGGTTGTCCATTTCCCCAATCTTTGTAATAAATTTCTGTTCCGTCTTTTACTGTAAATGTGCTCATGATTTTTTAGTTTTTAGATTAATATTATTTTATTATTTCAATTAAAATTGATAATTAAGTTTAAGATTTAAACTTTTCTATTGTTTTAATTATTGTTTTGTTATTAGTATGATGCAAATGTATATTAGAATGAAATCTTGATCGATTAATCTAGATTAAGAAGTAAAAAATGTTCTTAATTTTTGACTTAATCAAATGGATTTGTCTTGCGTGTTTTCATTTTAGGTATTCAAATTTGTTTTTTAATCCTAAATAAAAGCCAATTAATATGCCTTTATTTAAATGTCTTTGTTTTTAGGTAATTGTTTGATTTTAAGCCTTTTTAAATTTACGATATTTCGTTGTTTTAGGAGATATTCGTTGCATTTTATCTGAATAACAACAAATTATAATAAAATATTTTTTGTGCTGCGTAATTTCGACTTATCTATTCTCCTTTTTGGCTACATGCTAAAGTTTAAATAAGGACAATTTTGCAGTGTACAATTAAATACTGCAATTATGAGAAAGACAATTTTTATTACAGGCGCTTCATCAGGTTTAGGAAAAGCAACAGCAAAATTATTTCAAGAGAAAGGTTGGAATGTCATTGCTACCATGCGCAAACCTGAAAACGAAACAGAATTAACGAGTTTAGAAAATATAAA encodes the following:
- a CDS encoding alpha/beta hydrolase, whose translation is MNTEIITDGVPLNEAKKALIMIHGRGAGAHDILSIAKHLKVEDFALVAPQAENRTWYPYSFLAPLNENEPSFSKSLEAIHQVVVAIQQNGIEKENIYFLGFSQGACLALEFTTRNVAKYGGIVAFTGGLIGDKIYENHYSGNFENTPVFIGTSDPDFHVPVERVNDTETLMTKMGADVTKKIYPNMGHTISQDEVNCANALVFNKK
- a CDS encoding zinc-dependent metalloprotease, whose product is MKKLFIMLIMLAVGQHGFAQTPEKKADTTSTQPKGMLAYNKVITDKAKNKSGLFTISQVDTKYYFQIPDTLFNRYMLVVTRYLSTPEGMGIFGGEKANEQTIYFEKGSNNTVYLRSLQYKQDVRSSDSMLAKALAGSNENPIVAAFPIKTTNPDTGEVVIDVTEAFKKDNAMFSIGSTEKTEKKLSSLADDKSFVESIDTYPINIEVKTTKTYTSSTASSGSVTLRLNTSIVLLPKTPMRKRFFDERVGYFANKYVLFDDDEQRAQKKFIVQRYRLEPKDKDIKKYLRGELVEPKKQIVYYIDPATPKKWRPYLIAGINDWQKAFEAAGFKNAIVGKEWPEDDKTMSLEDARYSVVRYLASETPNAYGPRISDPRSGEIMESHVGWYHNVMKLVQRWYMIQAGPLDPRARKMHLDDELMGQLIRFVSSHEIGHTIGLRHNMGASSATPVEKLRDKKWVEANGHTVSIMDYARFNYVAQPEDNISSKGIYPRIGSYDKWAVQWGYKYYPNAKDEFEEEKTLAKLTTDSLTANPKLWFGGEGKDEDPRSQSEDLGDDSVKASDYGIKNLKRVVPNLVQWTYQPNDAYDNLADMHKAVVLQYSRYLYHVLKNIGNNYVTKRTVDEKGTVYQPIPKAKVKAAIDYVGRQLFIAPLWMYPTEIEQLIPLKTADQIADQQNQVLNMLLSSGMLYNISVKSIQFEGAYTVPEFLNDLQQTVWVKFSGDEKQDFYRRSLQRSYVEKLGMLLLPKELEPGKAANTAQRSDVNLYGKQHLLKLKEDVTKLMNGTTGLSKDHYESILIDIEKIITKLDKPTS
- a CDS encoding DUF3347 domain-containing protein is translated as MKKLVVLAFLFLSGFAQAQLTSKEEVTPELVEKREAQKKEITKNYLALKNSFLVSDSLAVAKNAEALKNSLKNFRFKKLSLEKMNEATTSRKEIIELADQLIANKNINKQRKVFETLSVKYWEQASKFKAADAMLYLQICPMTGAVWTSDSKEIKNPYYPKNMLTCGEVKASL
- a CDS encoding alpha/beta fold hydrolase: MSTFTVKDGTEIYYKDWGNGQPIVFHHGWPLSSDDWDAQMMFFLKKGYRVIAHDRRGHGRSGQASEGNNMETYASDIAELTEALDLKDAIHVGHSTGGGEVIRYAAKYGKGRVAKAVIISAVTPIMIQNESNPEGVPLSVFDEIRQGTGFNRAQYFYDFPIPFYGWNREGQTVQEGIKHNWWRQGMMGSVLSHYEGIKAFSESDFTEDLKSLDIPVLVLHGEDDQIVPYAQAPRAAKLLKNSKLISYPGFPHGMPTTEAETINKDILDFIK
- a CDS encoding ring-cleaving dioxygenase, with the protein product MENKILGLHHITAIAGDAKRNFNFYSNILGLRFIKKTVNFDDPGTYHFYFGDEVGSAGTILTFFPWGEGIQQGRKGSGMATEIGYSVPKGSLDFWQKRFEKYNVIYNKPSEKFGEKYLTFLDPDGLKLELIESKTEDNRKAWETDEVKADVATKGFHNITLTLNDIKPTAAILTEIFGYKLIDQDVNRYRYATDAVENAAIVDLVELSDEKRGLNANGTVHHVAFRVKNDEILMHFREKIEEYGLSITPQIDRQYFHSLYFREPGGVLFEIATDNPGFTVDESLEELGKNLKLPAQYESHRKSIEDHLVKIN
- a CDS encoding SusC/RagA family TonB-linked outer membrane protein, producing MKLNLQPKKPYKKLKKKIPKINFSTNLWSLCLMFMLLCSLSGQAQSISINFKDAPLEKVLKEISKQANYEVFYTQKLLKDSKNVTISVKNSSLNETLNQVFRNQNLKYTLTNQTIVVTASNSKEEERGNGLIDIRGKVVNNRNEPFPGVSVTIWGTNRIAVTDFDGSFSFEKAPSNGILDCSGLTIEKKSIAINGRTDLTLIVEDKVAAMKEVVVTGFQTIARSNFTGAITKVDEKTLNENINTNLSSALEGRVAGLMFQKNPSGAAADKPILRGMGTFSNQVGYSPLIVIDGLPSELTLDEINPYDIESVDVLKDAAAASIYGSRAANGIIVLTTKKGNGKLKVTINSDFFIADKPNLRDMNYASTSDLIDLEQAVYNRERARFANTATMFSGYGDIGNSSMKYYSPLYQLNRDLEEGVINNADYNSTIAQWRKNDYIKDYRDNVWQNELRQRYNIAFSGSTSRQNTYVSLNYDESKNRIKYNNSRAFNLYAKSSFQFNDWLNATFGVNGTYSNDDVTDSSYSNYDIQKRYERITDDNGNLVISPFVGINDGFTSGSVINPYVARKLAGLSGFKSTQFNVLDALQEGIEQQNSLSLRTFANIKAKLWRGLSFNTQFQYEVRKNDNEQYYAIDSYKMRMAINSLTGYNPTTNAYTYVDGFSTGGRYKQLSSQASNYSFRNQLDFNQDFADGKHSINALAGFEMRETFVPRSIEQLRYGYDPVTLSSAVLNNLALSQTGVASYIYGNNRTLAALGRTQQEILHRYFSVFSTASYTYLSKYNVTGSYRVDRADLFGVDPKYKNRPLWSTGLGWNISNEDFMKEVKWVSMLKLRATYGINGNIDQSTTPYITATRRNDNLYQSLQYTNITAQPNPMLRWEKTQTTNLGVDYSLFRAKLNGTIDVYRKYSSDLLATTDLDPTVGALTRRINAGALLNKGIEFSLGSEWYNNGSFRVASNLIFAFNETTVKKVTRAQSTANSYVASPGDYFIENEAYNSLYAYKYGGMVNGYPYVLDENGNPSITFDANGNPISTTIKSVTSPDALVNMGTLLPTYTGSLSQRFSYKQFDLNFLFVFSGGNVMRKETLDMSSDLVNLSGIADRYTDTNRNGNTRLYVDFDESIRNYATTISSQWRNSSANVVDGDYIKLRNISLGYNLPKTFASKIKMASAKFTFQVNNLWYWSAAGNHIDPEVYTANSATRNLPSPKTYLFGFNLTL
- a CDS encoding GNAT family N-acetyltransferase, which encodes METIKLELDEKQHGAFNLYVDGKKLGEMTVSLKPDLLTVYHTGVEPEAEGKGYAKKLLEEMVSYVRANNLKVLPLCPYVHAQFKRHPDEYEDIWKK
- a CDS encoding RagB/SusD family nutrient uptake outer membrane protein, with the translated sequence MKHIYITLLSLMMLTVTSCEDYTDVTPKGALVIETPEQFLELVSLPNRGYPINNFQYLSDDQWMREANVIGRTPNIDIINFTFDESVDRVSLLTGSSFYNQAYTYINRWNTIISLVDNSKGDESIKQLAKAEAKIFRAYDHFLLINTYAKGYDPQTAATDGGICIMDKFDLEAQPTKSTVAQVYDFIQKDIEDALPYIKEKPVDVYHPSLAFAYAFKAKVHLFKREIAQAQAAAEKSLTYNNQIFDLVAYNAQGGPTAVAVPAANNVEVLSYMYMTGYNEMNFAQSYIISPELRALFGTNDARFNLFFNSTSTTNLDIGSGTAYWATQYTRFFYPTVGMKTPEVYLILAECYARDNKLAEAVDVLNKLRAKRIVSGTVNLTVPATRKETMQLVINERRKELLLGFNRFFDLKRLNTETEYAKTVTRVFPIVNKTVPQKTYTLQPNSRLYIVPFPLSALTKNPKLTLNTDEKVPF